In bacterium, the genomic window CTCGAGACGTTGGTGGTGGACGACGGCTCGAGCGACGATACCGCCGAGGTGGCCCGCGCCCACGGCGTCGGTTGCGTCGTGCGGCACAAGCGCAACCTGGGCCTGGCCGCGGCCTTTCGGACCGCCGTCGACGCGGCGCTGGCCCGGGGGGCCGACATCATCGTCGGCACCGACGCCGACAACCAGTACGCGGGCGCCGACGTCGCGAAGCTCGTCGCGCCCGTGCTGGCGGGCGAAGCGGACCTGGTCGTGGGGTGCCGCGACCTCGGCGCCATACCCCATTTTACGCCGCTTAAAAAAATGCTGCAGCGCGCGGGCAGCTTCGCCGTCCGGACCCTCTCCGGCATCGACGTCGCGGACGCGACCAGCGGCTTCCGGGCGTACAGCCGCGAAGCCGCGCTGCGGCTCGTCGTCCTCTCGTCGTTCACGTACACGCTGGAGACCCTCATCCAGGCGGGGTACAAAGGGCTCACCGTCAAGCAGGTCCCGGTGCGGGTCAACCTGCCGACGCGGCCCAGCCGCCTCTTCCGTTCCATCCCCGAATACCTGCGCCGTTCCGTCAACACGATAACGCGCGCCTATCTGCTCTTCAGGCCGCTCCGGGTGCTCGGTACGCCGGGGTTGCTCATCGTCGGCGCGGGCCTTTTACTTCTGGGCCGGTTCCTCTATTTCTACTTTACGATACCCGGCCCTACGGGCCACGTCCAATCGCTGTTCGTCGGCGGCGTACTAATCCTGCTCGGCTTCCAGGTCATCATAATCGCGCTGATATCGGACCTGGTCGCGGCCAACCGGCGCCTCCTCGAAGACGTGCTCTACCGCATCAAACAGGACCAATACGGCCGCGGATGAAAAGCCTCCTGATCTGCTCCTCGACGTTTCCCCTACGCGAAGGCGACCGCCGGACGGCGCGCTTCGTATACGACCTCGCCGCGGCGTTGACCGAACGCTTCCAGGTGACCGCGCTCGCGCCCCATCACCCCGGCGCGGCGCTGACCGAAAAAATCGGCGACGTCGAGGTCCGCCGCTTCAAATATTTCCTCCCCTCCCGC contains:
- a CDS encoding glycosyltransferase family 2 protein translates to MKVTIVIPCYNESATLPATLAELPREIPDADELETLVVDDGSSDDTAEVARAHGVGCVVRHKRNLGLAAAFRTAVDAALARGADIIVGTDADNQYAGADVAKLVAPVLAGEADLVVGCRDLGAIPHFTPLKKMLQRAGSFAVRTLSGIDVADATSGFRAYSREAALRLVVLSSFTYTLETLIQAGYKGLTVKQVPVRVNLPTRPSRLFRSIPEYLRRSVNTITRAYLLFRPLRVLGTPGLLIVGAGLLLLGRFLYFYFTIPGPTGHVQSLFVGGVLILLGFQVIIIALISDLVAANRRLLEDVLYRIKQDQYGRG